In Bdellovibrionales bacterium, the following proteins share a genomic window:
- a CDS encoding CBS domain-containing protein, whose amino-acid sequence MGKSAYSSLHAVADRKKISEKPVRDFMSRRVFSIVAGTKIYFAVKMLQTHGISGAPVVDKSGSLIGIVSDYDLLLQAATRDVADPLEYNKDVLSVREETPLRDIIIILYKKKFRRLPVVDSTNKVVGIVSRVDVLMELLELP is encoded by the coding sequence ATGGGTAAATCAGCTTACAGCAGCCTGCACGCAGTAGCAGATCGGAAGAAAATATCTGAAAAGCCGGTGCGTGACTTTATGTCTCGCAGGGTGTTTAGCATTGTTGCTGGGACAAAAATCTATTTTGCGGTCAAAATGCTCCAAACTCATGGCATCAGTGGTGCACCCGTGGTTGATAAATCCGGGAGTCTGATCGGGATCGTATCCGATTATGATCTTCTCTTGCAGGCGGCAACCCGAGATGTTGCCGATCCTTTGGAGTATAATAAAGATGTTTTGTCAGTGAGAGAGGAAACTCCCTTGAGAGACATTATTATAATTCTCTACAAAAAGAAATTCCGACGTTTGCCAGTTGTGGATTCGACTAACAAAGTTGTTGGGATCGTCTCGCGTGTTGATGTGTTGATGGAGTTGTTGGAACTTCCTTGA
- a CDS encoding protein kinase: MVRPIDTFDFPEGFILSRKYRVIRKVGEGWEGEVYIVEELFTNIERAAKIFFPHRNQNNRTAKFYAKKLHKLRTCSVLVQYLTQERIYYRGHQITYLISEFVEGKTLDSFLETFPGKRMSPFQAVHLLYALARGLEEVHRLKEYHGDLHYENIMVQRYGLAFDLKVFDMFRWGSASPENIRDDVCNLIRIFYDCLGGSRFYPRQPRVVKDICCGLKRSLILKKFRNAGELRLYLEKMNWN, encoded by the coding sequence ATGGTGCGACCCATCGACACATTTGATTTTCCAGAAGGATTTATTCTTTCGCGTAAATATCGTGTTATTCGCAAAGTTGGAGAGGGCTGGGAGGGGGAAGTCTATATAGTCGAAGAGCTTTTTACGAATATCGAAAGAGCTGCAAAGATCTTTTTCCCGCATCGCAATCAAAACAATCGCACAGCCAAATTTTATGCTAAAAAGCTTCATAAACTCAGAACCTGCTCAGTTCTTGTCCAGTATTTGACTCAGGAACGTATCTATTATCGGGGACATCAAATTACGTATTTGATCTCAGAGTTTGTCGAGGGCAAGACTCTAGACAGTTTTTTGGAGACCTTTCCTGGAAAAAGAATGAGCCCTTTTCAGGCCGTTCATTTGCTCTACGCCTTAGCTCGCGGACTTGAAGAGGTGCATCGCCTGAAAGAATATCACGGTGATTTGCACTATGAAAATATAATGGTGCAGCGTTACGGATTGGCTTTTGATTTGAAGGTGTTCGACATGTTTCGATGGGGTTCTGCCTCTCCAGAAAATATTCGAGACGATGTTTGTAATCTCATTCGCATTTTTTATGATTGCCTGGGGGGGAGCCGATTTTATCCCCGCCAGCCAAGGGTTGTTAAAGATATTTGTTGTGGATTGAAGCGTTCACTTATTTTAAAGAAGTTTCGAAATGCAGGAGAACTGAGGCTCTATTTGGAGAAAATGAATTGGAATTAA
- a CDS encoding protein phosphatase 2C domain-containing protein produces the protein MELRGRQFYNQHLEDIAVFSKNWLEAVITTTMCPVNKLENEDSCFVIENGEFSCVAVADGLGGHKGGGLASRLAISILNETLNIYEAFPQPERLPIREVILDAIDRCHVQIQALGIGAGTTLSMAILTRKTVRFYNVGDSCSMLIGGMGTLKFKNIEQSPVGYGLEGGFLTEDQVVGHSASGIVLNALGLSPLRIEVSQEFELARRDSILLSSDGLTDNLAYSRIGQIVGRGTLLEKIKRLKEEATEQMRKEKGKPDDLTMILLKVRD, from the coding sequence TTGGAATTAAGAGGTCGGCAGTTTTATAATCAGCATCTTGAAGACATAGCAGTCTTCTCGAAAAATTGGCTTGAAGCTGTTATTACGACAACCATGTGTCCCGTGAACAAATTGGAAAATGAGGATTCTTGTTTTGTCATTGAAAATGGGGAATTTTCCTGCGTGGCAGTTGCCGACGGACTAGGGGGGCATAAGGGTGGAGGGCTGGCCTCGCGTCTAGCGATCTCTATCCTAAATGAAACTCTAAATATCTACGAGGCGTTTCCTCAGCCGGAGCGATTGCCAATAAGAGAAGTTATCTTAGATGCCATTGATCGATGCCATGTTCAAATTCAAGCCCTCGGAATTGGGGCCGGCACGACTTTGAGCATGGCTATTTTAACTCGTAAGACAGTGCGTTTTTATAATGTGGGAGATTCTTGTTCCATGCTGATTGGGGGCATGGGAACTCTCAAGTTTAAAAATATTGAACAGTCTCCAGTTGGCTATGGCCTAGAAGGCGGATTCCTGACAGAAGATCAGGTTGTTGGTCATTCAGCTTCAGGAATTGTCCTCAACGCCCTCGGGCTTAGCCCCTTGCGAATAGAAGTCAGTCAGGAATTTGAATTGGCGCGACGGGATAGCATCTTGCTTTCCTCAGATGGACTTACGGACAATCTGGCTTATTCTCGAATAGGCCAGATTGTCGGGCGAGGGACCTTGTTGGAGAAGATCAAAAGGCTAAAAGAGGAGGCTACCGAGCAAATGAGAAAAGAAAAGGGAAAGCCCGATGATTTAACGATGATTTTGCTGAAAGTCCGCGACTGA
- a CDS encoding ATP-dependent zinc protease, which yields MVIKDSIFAAESTKSKGVEHSESKQKPILGWREWVELLDLGPTRIKAKIDTGAKTSAVHAEDIVVFKRKGKRRVRFRLYPLQRSREGAVWVEADLLEKRKVRSSVGHETQRPVVLAQVGFGERQLSIELSLINRDIMGFRMLIGRQAIRDLFLVDPGRSFLIGKKKKRRRKKKTSAKSIGVHQ from the coding sequence ATGGTGATAAAGGACTCGATTTTCGCAGCGGAGAGCACAAAGAGCAAAGGGGTGGAGCATTCTGAAAGCAAACAGAAACCTATTCTTGGGTGGCGCGAGTGGGTGGAGTTACTAGATCTCGGGCCTACTAGAATTAAGGCAAAAATTGATACGGGAGCAAAAACATCGGCCGTTCATGCTGAGGACATCGTGGTTTTTAAAAGAAAGGGAAAACGTCGAGTTCGATTTCGTCTTTATCCATTGCAGCGCAGTCGCGAAGGTGCGGTTTGGGTAGAGGCTGATTTATTGGAAAAGCGCAAGGTACGTAGTTCTGTGGGTCATGAGACTCAGCGTCCAGTGGTCTTGGCTCAAGTTGGATTTGGTGAGCGTCAGCTCTCCATTGAATTATCTTTGATTAATCGTGATATTATGGGTTTTCGGATGTTGATCGGGCGTCAGGCCATCAGAGATCTATTCTTAGTGGATCCGGGAAGATCTTTTCTGATTGGGAAAAAGAAAAAACGGAGAAGAAAGAAGAAGACCTCTGCAAAATCGATTGGGGTTCACCAGTGA
- the rimK gene encoding 30S ribosomal protein S6--L-glutamate ligase: MIIGVLSRKRDLKSTQLLVRAASDRGHHVEVIDPIRCFMNIASMRPMIQFKEKRLDHFHAVIPRIGASITFYGAAVVRQFEMMNTYTVNGSLGVTRARDTLRVLQMLSRKGVGLPTSSFAHSTKMTKELIELVGGAPLVIKLLSAPQGGSVIFAQTAKAAESVIDAFRRMDAYFIVQEYIPEAEGADIRCVVVGGKVVASLRRQAGERGFPTSLKQTDLISSVEITREENETALRAAKVVGLGVAGVDFLRSKRGALVIGVTPSPSFVGIDRICGVNVADKVIQYVEKKIKSNSI, encoded by the coding sequence GTGATTATTGGGGTCTTATCGAGAAAGCGAGATCTCAAGTCAACCCAGTTACTTGTTCGTGCGGCTTCGGATCGCGGACATCATGTCGAGGTTATCGATCCTATTCGCTGTTTCATGAATATCGCGTCTATGCGACCGATGATTCAATTTAAAGAGAAGCGACTCGACCATTTTCATGCGGTTATTCCAAGAATTGGGGCTTCAATCACTTTTTACGGAGCCGCAGTAGTAAGGCAATTTGAGATGATGAACACATATACGGTGAATGGTTCATTGGGTGTCACGAGAGCGAGAGATACGCTGCGAGTATTGCAGATGCTCTCTCGGAAGGGAGTGGGCTTGCCCACTTCCAGTTTTGCTCACTCAACTAAAATGACAAAGGAACTCATCGAGTTGGTGGGAGGTGCTCCACTCGTCATTAAACTGCTTTCTGCACCCCAAGGGGGAAGCGTCATATTTGCACAAACTGCTAAGGCTGCGGAGAGCGTGATCGATGCTTTTCGCCGGATGGATGCCTATTTTATTGTTCAGGAATATATTCCTGAGGCTGAAGGGGCCGACATTCGTTGCGTTGTCGTTGGTGGTAAGGTTGTTGCTTCCCTTCGAAGGCAGGCAGGCGAAAGAGGATTTCCTACTTCTCTCAAGCAGACTGATTTGATTTCGTCTGTAGAGATCACGCGCGAGGAGAATGAAACTGCGCTCAGGGCCGCAAAAGTGGTTGGTTTAGGAGTTGCAGGGGTTGACTTTCTGCGTTCTAAGCGAGGGGCTCTCGTGATTGGTGTGACTCCGTCACCTAGTTTTGTCGGCATTGACAGAATTTGCGGTGTTAATGTCGCCGACAAAGTCATTCAATATGTCGAGAAAAAGATAAAATCAAACTCAATTTAA
- the corA gene encoding magnesium/cobalt transporter CorA: MNSVDSLSYLKKVTELAKWKRIESPGNSPGTLVADTALPAPFISLLSYNKGEVIEKENISLKDAFAEVGPKRVTWIDIQGLGNVDVLRELGDIMSLHRLELEDVIDFSQRIRIQTHEEYCFLIGKHLLYKSELLVQQVSLFFDSQTVVTLTPVDSSFLNPVRFRIQNGIGQIRRQSSEYLIYAIVDTLIDSSFPAIDQIGDLVDTMELEVFGHTMPEEDVASTIRDTRLSLSYCRKWILPMKDVLKSILEGQNKFVGKDTRVYFSDCMDHVLTQLETLNALRDETADLMNLHLSVLSQKMNEIMKVLTIISTIFIPLGFIAGCYGMNFNPSASEFNMPELNWPYGYPTAIGLMVFVATLLVGYFFRKKWIRFRF, encoded by the coding sequence ATGAACAGCGTGGACTCTCTTTCATATCTCAAAAAAGTAACTGAATTGGCCAAGTGGAAGCGAATAGAGTCCCCGGGAAATTCCCCCGGCACTCTGGTTGCGGACACCGCCTTGCCTGCTCCGTTTATTTCTCTCCTTTCGTACAATAAAGGAGAAGTTATTGAAAAAGAAAATATCAGTCTCAAGGATGCCTTTGCAGAGGTGGGACCAAAGCGAGTGACCTGGATTGATATTCAAGGATTAGGAAATGTTGATGTTCTGAGGGAGCTTGGCGATATCATGAGTTTGCATCGCCTTGAATTGGAGGATGTCATTGATTTTTCTCAGCGAATCAGGATTCAAACTCACGAAGAGTATTGTTTTTTGATCGGCAAGCATTTGCTCTACAAGTCAGAATTGCTGGTTCAGCAGGTGAGCTTGTTTTTTGATTCGCAGACAGTGGTGACTCTGACGCCCGTTGATAGCTCATTTCTCAATCCTGTTAGATTCAGAATTCAGAATGGGATCGGACAAATTCGCCGTCAGTCATCGGAGTATTTGATTTATGCAATTGTAGACACGTTGATAGATAGCTCTTTTCCTGCCATAGATCAAATTGGTGACTTGGTGGACACGATGGAGCTTGAAGTCTTTGGCCACACGATGCCCGAAGAGGACGTTGCGAGCACAATCAGAGACACTCGGTTATCATTGTCTTATTGCCGAAAATGGATTTTGCCGATGAAAGATGTTCTTAAGAGTATTCTGGAGGGTCAAAACAAGTTTGTAGGAAAGGACACTCGAGTCTATTTTTCCGATTGCATGGATCATGTGCTGACGCAGCTGGAAACTTTGAATGCTCTCAGAGATGAAACGGCGGATCTGATGAATCTTCATCTTTCTGTTTTAAGCCAGAAAATGAATGAGATCATGAAAGTGTTAACGATCATATCCACGATCTTTATTCCTCTCGGTTTTATCGCCGGTTGCTATGGAATGAATTTTAACCCTTCGGCCTCCGAGTTCAACATGCCTGAGCTCAATTGGCCCTACGGGTACCCCACGGCGATTGGTTTGATGGTTTTTGTCGCCACTTTGCTTGTAGGATATTTTTTTCGAAAGAAGTGGATTCGGTTTCGATTTTGA